The Bacteroidia bacterium genome window below encodes:
- a CDS encoding VOC family protein, with product MNLPKDYQQVMPSLIVNGAAAFQQFMTKVFGAREKMIVPDGDSQIMHGEVLIGDSMIMFADSTNEFTPKPAALMIYVKDADATYKKALDEGAETIFAPADKEYGRSAGAKDKWGNSWYITSIPKP from the coding sequence ATGAATTTACCAAAAGATTATCAACAGGTAATGCCCTCTTTAATTGTAAACGGGGCAGCGGCTTTTCAGCAATTTATGACCAAAGTATTCGGAGCCAGGGAAAAGATGATCGTACCGGATGGGGATTCACAAATTATGCATGGAGAAGTGTTGATTGGGGACAGCATGATAATGTTTGCTGACAGTACGAATGAATTTACACCCAAACCCGCAGCGCTTATGATTTACGTAAAGGATGCCGATGCTACCTACAAAAAAGCATTGGACGAAGGTGCCGAAACTATTTTTGCGCCTGCCGACAAAGAATATGGACGTAGCGCTGGCGCCAAAGATAAATGGGGCAATTCCTGGTATATCACTTCCATCCCTAAACCGTAA
- the recN gene encoding DNA repair protein RecN, with translation MLTHLTISNYALIDQLDISFRDKLNIITGETGAGKSILLGALGLILGNRADTSALLDPGRKCIVEGTFAFSGNYLHSFLKKHDLDVEPQLIMRREISASGKSRAFINDTPVNLPALREAGEKLVDIHSQHQTLRLSQSSFQMEILDAFTGHEKALEVYRSKFREYQQALTRTEQLKKQEAELSRDQEYLKFQLNEIETAAFKPQEKEQLDQEQELLTNAENIQQSLEQAMFLSYDGETSAFAFLMEVKKALSGISRFEAPLQQLHERVQALLVELKDIHAELSTRLHAVEVNEERINEVNSRLQLMQMLLKKHQFSALPELLDFADSLRQKLTAASSLNDEIRTAEKDLQCKKKEISELAAKLSVNRQKNIPGLEKELQTLLKQAGIPDAVIKIDLQQLPESQLTLTGCDAVEILFSANRGSNPGKIGTVASGGELSRVMLALKYLLAGTRFLPTMIFDEIDTGVSGETAKKVGQMIRKLSGKHQVICITHLPQIAALADHHFMVSKKRGLDATHTIITRLEEEQSLLEIAQMLAGKTPSETAIASARELKGRI, from the coding sequence ATGCTCACGCACCTCACTATTTCCAATTACGCCCTGATAGATCAACTTGATATCTCCTTCAGGGATAAGCTGAACATCATAACCGGTGAAACGGGTGCCGGTAAATCTATTCTCCTGGGGGCCCTGGGCCTCATCCTCGGCAATCGCGCTGATACCTCGGCTCTTCTGGATCCCGGTCGAAAGTGCATTGTTGAAGGAACCTTCGCGTTTTCCGGCAATTATCTGCATTCCTTCCTGAAAAAACATGACCTGGATGTGGAACCTCAACTCATTATGAGAAGGGAAATCAGTGCCTCCGGGAAATCACGCGCCTTTATCAACGATACTCCGGTAAATCTACCCGCATTGCGCGAAGCGGGAGAAAAGCTCGTGGATATTCATTCTCAGCACCAGACCTTGCGGCTCAGCCAGTCTTCATTCCAGATGGAGATACTGGATGCTTTTACCGGCCACGAAAAAGCTCTGGAAGTGTATCGTAGTAAATTCCGGGAATACCAGCAGGCGCTTACCCGGACAGAGCAATTAAAAAAGCAGGAAGCTGAACTTTCGCGCGATCAGGAGTATCTTAAATTTCAGCTTAATGAAATAGAAACGGCTGCCTTTAAGCCACAGGAAAAGGAGCAACTGGACCAGGAGCAGGAATTACTGACGAATGCTGAGAATATTCAGCAGAGCCTGGAGCAGGCTATGTTTCTGAGCTATGATGGCGAAACGAGTGCTTTTGCGTTTTTGATGGAAGTGAAAAAGGCCCTCTCCGGGATCAGTCGTTTCGAGGCCCCGCTGCAGCAATTGCATGAACGCGTACAGGCCCTGCTGGTAGAACTAAAAGATATACACGCGGAATTATCCACCAGGCTGCACGCAGTGGAAGTGAATGAAGAGCGGATAAACGAAGTGAACAGCCGCTTGCAGCTTATGCAAATGCTGCTGAAGAAGCACCAGTTCTCTGCTTTGCCTGAGTTACTTGACTTTGCAGATTCTCTGCGCCAGAAATTAACAGCCGCTTCTTCATTGAATGACGAAATAAGGACAGCAGAAAAGGATCTTCAGTGCAAGAAAAAAGAGATTTCAGAACTGGCAGCCAAACTTTCTGTAAATCGCCAGAAAAACATTCCAGGCCTTGAAAAGGAGTTACAAACTTTATTGAAGCAGGCAGGCATTCCTGATGCAGTAATAAAGATAGACCTTCAACAATTGCCTGAGAGTCAACTCACATTAACAGGCTGTGATGCAGTGGAAATACTTTTTTCGGCCAACAGGGGGAGCAATCCAGGAAAAATTGGTACGGTGGCATCCGGTGGCGAATTATCCCGCGTAATGCTGGCGCTCAAATACCTGCTTGCCGGGACCCGCTTTTTGCCCACCATGATATTTGATGAAATTGATACCGGTGTCTCAGGCGAAACAGCCAAGAAAGTCGGGCAAATGATCCGCAAACTCTCAGGAAAGCATCAGGTGATCTGCATTACCCATCTGCCCCAGATTGCGGCTTTGGCCGATCATCATTTTATGGTATCCAAGAAAAGAGGGTTGGATGCCACCCATACCATAATCACCCGGTTGGAAGAGGAGCAGAGCCTGCTGGAAATAGCACAAATGCTGGCCGGCAAAACGCCCAGCGAAACCGCCATAGCCAGCGCCCGCGAACTCAAGGGAAGAATCTGA
- a CDS encoding DUF4835 family protein, whose product MKCSGLVLIFIYAMTGYAWGQELNCDVRVITDQIQTSDRRIFNSMETSIKEFMNNRQWTDDEFLPGERIECSMVINLSSMQGDVFSGTMQVQIGRPVYSTGYRSPLLNVLDKDIGFEYVEFQAMDFMEGSSVSNLTSILAYYAYTILGFDYDSYKEMGGTQYYQKAKNITSAAGSLGGGAGWSPSESDRNRYWLVTELLDPRFEPLRKTMYTYHRLGLDIMSTDTDKGRATILGSLENLQKVQEARPNSYSLQVFFDAKVDEINNIFSASTPSEKFKVLNILRKVDVRHITKYEEKIR is encoded by the coding sequence ATGAAGTGCTCAGGGTTGGTTTTAATATTCATTTATGCAATGACAGGTTATGCGTGGGGGCAGGAGTTGAACTGTGATGTGCGGGTAATCACTGATCAGATTCAAACAAGTGACAGGCGCATTTTTAATTCAATGGAAACCAGTATCAAGGAATTTATGAACAACCGGCAATGGACGGATGATGAATTTCTACCGGGGGAGCGCATTGAGTGCAGCATGGTAATAAATCTCTCCTCCATGCAGGGTGATGTTTTCAGTGGAACTATGCAGGTGCAGATTGGCCGCCCCGTCTATAGCACCGGATACAGGTCTCCGCTGCTGAATGTGTTGGATAAAGATATTGGTTTTGAATATGTTGAATTCCAGGCAATGGACTTTATGGAAGGCAGCAGTGTTTCCAATCTCACATCTATCCTGGCTTATTATGCATACACAATATTAGGATTTGATTATGATTCTTATAAAGAAATGGGCGGCACTCAGTATTATCAAAAAGCTAAGAATATAACCTCTGCAGCCGGTTCGCTCGGAGGTGGAGCAGGCTGGTCTCCTTCAGAAAGCGATCGCAACCGCTACTGGCTGGTTACGGAATTGCTGGATCCGAGATTTGAGCCGTTGCGAAAAACCATGTATACGTACCACCGGCTTGGGCTTGATATAATGTCCACAGATACTGACAAAGGCAGAGCAACCATTTTAGGCAGCCTCGAAAATCTTCAGAAAGTGCAGGAAGCCCGGCCAAACTCATACTCGCTGCAAGTATTTTTTGACGCCAAAGTAGACGAGATCAATAATATTTTCAGCGCATCAACGCCTTCAGAAAAATTCAAGGTTTTGAATATTCTGCGAAAAGTGGATGTCAGGCACATCACAAAGTATGAGGAGAAAATCAGGTAA
- the coaBC gene encoding bifunctional phosphopantothenoylcysteine decarboxylase/phosphopantothenate--cysteine ligase CoaBC, protein MPLKILIGVSGSIAAYKSASLCRLLVKAGHEVKVILTDDGAAFITPLTLSTVSKNPVYTRFYEKDGTWVNHVELAAWADLLLIAPATANTLAKMAKGQCDNLLLAVYLSTTCPVYFAPAMDRDMYLHPATQSNLGLLKERSQHFMIPPEEGELASGISGIGRMAEPETIISLLPQTQNEQLAGIRFLVTAGPTYEAIDPVRYIGNHSSGKMGFALAEALAQKGAAVELITGPVQLSTNNPGIMLHRVISAAEMDEVCNRLFPNCDGAVMAAAVADFTPEAPAKRKIKKDKNENNSLVLKLVKTRDILLELGRLKQQNQVLAGFSLETNNEEEFALKKLKNKNLDLIVLNSLKDEGTGFGYDTNKIAIFTAKGEHFKFDLQSKRKAAQDIVQVIIKILEEKRGKAK, encoded by the coding sequence GTGCCCCTGAAGATCCTCATCGGTGTATCCGGAAGCATTGCGGCATACAAGTCTGCTTCTCTCTGCCGCCTGCTTGTTAAGGCGGGGCATGAGGTAAAAGTGATCCTTACAGATGATGGTGCTGCTTTTATTACTCCGCTTACGCTTTCCACAGTTTCCAAAAATCCGGTTTATACCCGTTTTTATGAAAAGGATGGTACGTGGGTAAACCATGTGGAACTTGCTGCCTGGGCGGATCTCCTTTTAATAGCACCAGCCACGGCCAACACGCTGGCGAAAATGGCGAAAGGACAGTGCGATAACCTCTTGCTGGCCGTTTATCTGTCAACTACCTGTCCGGTTTATTTTGCTCCGGCTATGGACCGGGACATGTATCTTCATCCTGCTACACAATCCAATCTTGGCCTGCTGAAGGAACGGAGCCAGCATTTCATGATCCCGCCCGAAGAAGGAGAACTGGCGAGTGGCATTTCAGGGATCGGCAGAATGGCAGAACCGGAAACCATAATTTCCCTGCTTCCTCAAACTCAAAATGAGCAATTGGCCGGAATAAGATTTCTTGTTACGGCCGGCCCCACTTACGAGGCCATTGATCCTGTACGCTATATCGGCAACCACTCTTCCGGCAAAATGGGTTTTGCGCTGGCCGAGGCATTGGCACAAAAAGGAGCAGCAGTGGAATTGATAACTGGGCCGGTCCAGCTTTCGACCAATAATCCAGGGATCATGCTCCATCGCGTTATAAGTGCCGCAGAGATGGATGAAGTTTGCAACCGACTTTTCCCAAATTGTGATGGTGCGGTCATGGCTGCGGCTGTTGCAGACTTCACTCCCGAAGCTCCCGCAAAGCGGAAAATTAAAAAGGATAAGAATGAAAATAATTCATTGGTGCTAAAGTTGGTTAAGACCCGCGACATACTTTTGGAATTGGGCCGTTTAAAACAGCAAAACCAGGTGCTTGCCGGGTTTAGCCTTGAGACGAACAATGAAGAAGAGTTCGCACTGAAAAAGCTGAAAAATAAGAACCTTGATTTAATTGTGTTGAACTCTCTGAAGGATGAAGGTACGGGCTTTGGATATGACACAAATAAGATTGCTATTTTCACAGCAAAGGGAGAACACTTTAAATTTGATTTACAATCGAAAAGGAAAGCTGCACAGGACATAGTACAGGTAATTATTAAGATTTTAGAAGAAAAAAGAGGAAAGGCAAAATGA
- a CDS encoding DNA-directed RNA polymerase subunit omega → MINKEIPSEIIARDLKILQEPTGNIYETLVIISKRANQLSLQQKDELQSKLEEFAPSTDSLEEVFENREQIEISTHYERLPKTTVVATEEFLAGEIYYRNPNREQKPPEEIELT, encoded by the coding sequence ATGATTAATAAAGAAATTCCAAGCGAAATAATAGCAAGAGACCTGAAGATCCTTCAGGAGCCTACAGGAAATATTTATGAGACGCTGGTGATCATAAGCAAGCGCGCCAACCAGCTTTCGCTTCAGCAAAAGGACGAACTGCAGTCCAAGCTCGAGGAGTTCGCCCCTAGTACCGACAGTCTGGAGGAAGTATTCGAGAACCGCGAGCAAATTGAGATTTCCACGCACTACGAAAGGCTACCGAAAACTACGGTAGTAGCAACAGAAGAATTCCTGGCCGGGGAGATATATTATCGCAACCCAAACCGGGAGCAGAAACCTCCTGAAGAGATAGAACTCACATAA
- the bamD gene encoding outer membrane protein assembly factor BamD yields MNTIQRSAGFFLILFISVAIFPSCSKYQKVLNGDDMEQKLEYAETYYENNQHSRALALLDEIYRFYVGTEKGEKVTFYLAYSNYHLKNFLLASYYFKKLADSYPRGEHAEESMYMYAYTQYLNSPQADLDQSNTRGAIEAFQFFVNRFPDSDRVDEANRYMDVFRDKLQRKTFNAAMAYYQIMDYKAAAFSLKAALEEYPAIENRDEVEILILESYYKLAENSVETKQAERYMDTIEVYQEFIERYPDSKFRKEATDIYEKALQNLDDINSKKI; encoded by the coding sequence ATGAATACCATCCAACGATCAGCCGGATTTTTCCTCATCCTTTTTATCTCCGTTGCTATTTTTCCCAGTTGCAGTAAGTATCAAAAGGTACTGAACGGGGATGACATGGAACAGAAGCTGGAATACGCTGAAACCTATTACGAAAACAATCAGCACAGCCGGGCACTGGCATTGCTTGATGAAATATATCGCTTTTATGTAGGTACGGAAAAAGGCGAGAAAGTTACCTTCTATCTGGCTTACTCAAATTACCATCTCAAGAATTTTCTCCTGGCTTCCTACTATTTTAAGAAGCTGGCCGATTCTTATCCCCGTGGGGAACACGCTGAAGAAAGCATGTATATGTATGCTTACACTCAGTATCTCAACTCCCCCCAGGCAGATCTTGACCAAAGCAATACACGCGGTGCAATAGAGGCATTTCAGTTTTTTGTTAACCGTTTTCCTGACAGTGACAGAGTAGATGAAGCCAACCGTTACATGGATGTTTTTAGAGATAAACTTCAGCGCAAGACGTTTAATGCCGCTATGGCCTATTATCAGATAATGGATTACAAGGCCGCTGCATTTTCACTGAAAGCAGCCCTGGAAGAATACCCTGCTATAGAAAACCGGGATGAGGTGGAAATCTTAATTCTTGAATCATATTACAAACTCGCAGAAAACAGCGTGGAGACCAAACAAGCCGAGCGCTACATGGATACAATTGAAGTGTATCAGGAGTTTATCGAACGTTATCCGGATTCAAAATTTCGTAAAGAAGCCACGGACATATATGAAAAGGCACTCCAGAATCTTGATGACATTAATTCTAAAAAAATCTAA
- a CDS encoding aminotransferase class I/II-fold pyridoxal phosphate-dependent enzyme yields MDIFEKILLNRGPLGQHAKDIHGYLTFPKLEGEIGNRMKFRGKEKLVWSLNNYLGLANHPEIRKVDQEAAEEWGLAYPMGARMMSGNTNHHEQLEHELSDFVKKDDTFLLNYGYQGVLSAIDALVDRHDVIIYDAESHACIIDGVRLHYGKRYTYLHNDINSLETQLKRAQRIVNNSKGGILVITEGVFGMSGDQGNLKEIVALKQKYDFRLLVDDAHGFGTMGESGAGTGELQGVQEDIDIYFSTFAKSMASIGAFISSNEQVVEYLRYNMRSQIFAKSLPMPLVIGDLKRLELLRKQPELRERLWTIVNALQKGLRDRGFKLGNTNSPVTPVFLSGNPTEATNLIVDLRENYNIFCSIVVYPVVPKGVMMIRLIPTAAHTLEDVDETLEAFSHVAMKLQNSHYATEKLYSMHSS; encoded by the coding sequence ATGGATATTTTTGAAAAGATATTGCTCAACAGAGGCCCTTTAGGCCAACATGCTAAGGACATTCATGGATACCTGACTTTTCCTAAACTTGAAGGAGAAATAGGTAATCGCATGAAATTCCGTGGCAAAGAGAAGCTCGTATGGAGTCTTAACAATTATCTGGGACTTGCCAATCACCCTGAAATAAGGAAGGTAGACCAGGAAGCTGCCGAAGAGTGGGGCCTTGCCTATCCGATGGGCGCAAGAATGATGTCTGGAAATACCAATCATCATGAACAACTGGAACATGAACTTTCCGACTTCGTAAAAAAGGATGATACCTTTCTGCTGAACTACGGCTATCAGGGGGTTTTGTCCGCAATTGATGCACTGGTTGATAGGCATGACGTAATCATATATGACGCTGAATCTCATGCCTGTATAATTGATGGCGTGCGGTTACATTATGGTAAGCGCTACACCTACCTTCATAATGATATTAACAGCCTTGAAACGCAATTGAAGCGGGCTCAGCGCATTGTCAATAATTCTAAAGGCGGTATTCTGGTCATAACCGAAGGCGTGTTCGGAATGTCTGGAGATCAGGGCAATTTGAAGGAAATAGTTGCGCTGAAACAGAAATATGATTTCCGCCTGCTGGTAGATGATGCTCACGGTTTTGGAACCATGGGTGAGAGCGGAGCCGGTACAGGCGAACTGCAGGGTGTTCAGGAAGATATTGATATTTACTTTTCCACTTTTGCCAAGAGCATGGCCAGTATAGGAGCATTTATTTCGAGCAATGAACAGGTAGTTGAATATCTGCGCTACAATATGCGCTCACAGATTTTTGCTAAGTCATTGCCAATGCCTTTGGTAATCGGAGATTTAAAGCGCCTTGAACTGCTGCGCAAACAGCCGGAACTCAGAGAACGTCTCTGGACCATTGTAAATGCTTTGCAAAAAGGATTGCGGGACAGAGGCTTCAAACTCGGCAATACCAATAGTCCTGTTACTCCGGTGTTCCTAAGCGGAAATCCCACAGAGGCTACCAATTTGATTGTGGATCTCAGGGAGAACTATAATATCTTCTGCTCTATCGTAGTATATCCCGTAGTGCCCAAAGGCGTGATGATGATCCGCCTGATCCCCACTGCCGCCCATACACTGGAAGATGTTGATGAAACGCTTGAAGCATTCTCTCACGTTGCCATGAAACTGCAAAACAGCCATTATGCAACTGAGAAGCTTTACAGCATGCATTCAAGCTAA
- a CDS encoding histone H1: MNRFAEVKEMVNALETDFKKFYEKENKAAGTRVRKGLQDLKNLSQDIRMEIQDRKNGG, from the coding sequence ATGAACAGATTTGCAGAAGTAAAAGAGATGGTCAACGCCTTGGAAACTGATTTCAAAAAGTTTTACGAGAAAGAAAACAAAGCAGCCGGAACACGCGTGAGAAAAGGCCTGCAAGACCTGAAGAATCTTTCCCAGGACATAAGGATGGAAATCCAGGACAGGAAAAACGGTGGATGA
- a CDS encoding insulinase family protein codes for MKNVLLYIVLTAFLAACGSQKKGEQTAESGLDRSIRPEAGPAPEIQLGEIDSFSLANGLKVFVVENSKMPTVAYNLYFDNDPVLEGEAAGYVNVTGDLLSYGTKTRSKEQLDKEVDFIGARLGTSSENVYGFSLKKHQEKLLELMADVVLNPSLKEEDLEKILTQVRSGLATQKDDPDAMARNVRAVLVYGKHHPYGEVVTEKTIENVTAEMCRKYYESYMRPNVSYLAVVGDISVEEVRPLIEKHFGDWKRGDVYEYNYPEPQAPENTQVALVNKSGAVQSVVNITYPIQLKPGAPDAIAAEVANNILGGGSSARLFNNLREKHAYTYGSYSNINIDPRVGSFNAFAKVKTEVTDSAIHEMLSEIRMMYEDSIPEEELNRIKNNMTGSFAIRTEDPQTIARFAINTERYDLPADYYANYLKNLGEVSAAEVQQAARKYMKPDNSYILIVGDREVVRDKVQRFSGNNEILYYDYAGNKVELMSAEVPEGMKAEDVISRYLNAIGGEASIKNVRDINYTYMGSIQGRELQLTLKQKAPNKFLSSMSMGGMEMQKQVFNGEKARESGMQGTREITGSELDRFRYGTRIVEEMHYSDEGYQLELQGIENIDGTDAYRIEVVNPAGKTSMEYYDVNTGLKIRSSENEETPGGTVTIATDYSDYKEVEGIKIPKEMTINAPPMPIKFILKQAEVNEGIPDSEFAIE; via the coding sequence ATGAAAAATGTACTGCTTTATATTGTACTGACTGCTTTTTTAGCTGCTTGTGGTTCGCAGAAAAAAGGTGAACAAACAGCGGAATCCGGCCTTGACCGCAGCATTCGGCCAGAGGCCGGTCCGGCACCTGAAATTCAACTGGGTGAAATTGATTCCTTCTCTCTTGCGAATGGGTTGAAGGTATTTGTAGTGGAGAACAGTAAAATGCCCACAGTTGCCTATAATCTTTATTTTGATAATGATCCCGTACTCGAGGGTGAAGCGGCAGGATATGTAAATGTAACGGGAGATTTGCTGAGCTATGGAACAAAGACACGCTCAAAGGAGCAACTGGATAAAGAGGTTGATTTTATCGGAGCACGCCTGGGAACATCATCTGAAAATGTCTACGGCTTTTCTCTGAAGAAGCACCAGGAAAAACTGCTGGAACTAATGGCGGACGTAGTGCTTAATCCTTCATTAAAGGAGGAAGACCTTGAAAAGATTCTGACTCAGGTGCGGTCAGGCCTGGCTACGCAAAAGGATGACCCCGATGCTATGGCGAGAAATGTTCGTGCAGTGCTTGTATATGGAAAGCATCATCCTTATGGCGAGGTGGTTACTGAAAAAACAATTGAAAATGTGACCGCAGAAATGTGCCGGAAATACTACGAAAGCTATATGCGGCCGAATGTATCTTATCTTGCAGTGGTGGGTGATATTTCCGTGGAAGAAGTCAGGCCGCTGATTGAGAAACATTTTGGAGATTGGAAACGGGGGGATGTTTATGAATACAATTATCCTGAACCCCAGGCTCCCGAAAATACGCAGGTTGCGCTGGTGAATAAATCCGGTGCAGTTCAAAGTGTGGTAAATATTACCTATCCCATTCAATTAAAACCCGGTGCCCCGGATGCTATTGCAGCAGAAGTGGCCAACAATATTCTGGGGGGCGGATCTTCTGCAAGACTTTTCAATAACCTTCGGGAAAAACATGCTTATACCTATGGCAGCTATTCCAACATTAACATAGATCCCAGGGTAGGATCCTTCAACGCTTTCGCCAAGGTGAAAACGGAAGTGACCGATAGCGCCATCCATGAAATGTTGTCTGAAATAAGAATGATGTATGAAGATTCGATACCGGAGGAGGAACTGAATCGCATCAAGAATAATATGACCGGAAGTTTTGCCATCAGAACCGAGGATCCGCAGACCATCGCCCGTTTTGCAATAAACACAGAGCGCTATGATCTGCCGGCTGACTATTATGCGAACTACCTGAAGAATCTTGGAGAGGTCTCAGCCGCTGAGGTGCAACAGGCCGCCCGTAAATACATGAAGCCGGATAATTCTTACATTCTGATTGTGGGAGACAGGGAAGTAGTCAGGGATAAAGTGCAGCGCTTTAGCGGGAACAATGAAATATTGTACTATGACTATGCGGGTAATAAGGTTGAATTAATGAGTGCTGAAGTTCCTGAGGGTATGAAGGCGGAAGATGTCATAAGCCGTTATCTGAATGCAATAGGTGGTGAAGCCAGCATTAAGAATGTAAGGGATATTAATTATACGTATATGGGCTCTATCCAGGGCCGGGAGCTTCAGTTAACATTAAAGCAGAAAGCACCCAATAAATTTTTATCATCCATGAGCATGGGAGGAATGGAAATGCAGAAGCAGGTTTTTAATGGAGAAAAAGCCAGGGAAAGCGGAATGCAGGGAACACGTGAAATTACCGGCAGCGAGCTGGACAGGTTCAGGTATGGTACCCGTATCGTTGAAGAAATGCATTACAGCGATGAGGGATATCAATTGGAACTTCAGGGGATAGAAAATATTGATGGCACTGATGCATACAGGATTGAAGTTGTTAATCCGGCCGGTAAAACCTCAATGGAGTACTATGACGTAAATACCGGGCTGAAAATCCGCAGCAGCGAAAATGAAGAAACACCTGGAGGCACGGTCACAATCGCTACGGATTATAGTGATTACAAGGAAGTGGAGGGTATTAAAATCCCAAAAGAGATGACCATAAATGCCCCTCCGATGCCGATTAAATTTATCTTAAAACAAGCGGAGGTAAATGAGGGAATCCCTGATTCAGAATTTGCGATCGAATAA
- a CDS encoding pitrilysin family protein has protein sequence MNLLKCLALAAMLFTGNLLAQEGRIKFTAYDLDNGLHVILHEDHSTPIVAVSVLYHVGSKNEDPQRTGFAHFFEHLLFEGTENIGRGEYMKIVKEAGGQLNANTSFDRTFYYEVLPSNQLELGLWLESERMLHAKIDSIGVETQRGVVKEEKKQRIDNTPYGTLLQEVYSHAYEVHPYQWVPIGSEQYIDQATLTEFMEFYKTFYVPNNATISIAGDIDIEETKKLVEKYFGDIPRGTHVIPRPEITEPAKTAEVRDTVFDNIQLPAVVMAYHTPAMGTEDYYAVSMLATILSQGGSSRLQKEVVDDQQKAAFVGAFPLPTEDPGLTFFLAVANLGVDPADLEGSIEAEIEKLQKEKISEEEFQKMRNQVETDFISENAKVAGIAENLANYHVYYGDAALINNELDRYMSVTREDLQAAAKQYFVKENRVVLYYLPKQNNQ, from the coding sequence ATGAATTTATTGAAATGCCTGGCACTGGCAGCCATGCTGTTCACTGGGAATTTGCTGGCCCAGGAAGGCCGCATTAAATTCACTGCATATGATCTGGATAACGGCCTTCATGTCATCCTGCATGAAGATCATTCTACCCCGATTGTGGCTGTTTCCGTGCTTTATCATGTAGGCTCCAAAAATGAAGATCCGCAACGCACCGGTTTTGCCCATTTCTTTGAGCACCTGCTTTTTGAAGGCACAGAAAACATTGGACGCGGAGAGTACATGAAAATCGTAAAGGAAGCTGGCGGCCAGTTAAATGCAAATACTTCGTTTGACCGGACCTTTTACTATGAAGTGCTTCCCTCCAACCAATTGGAGCTTGGGCTTTGGCTTGAGTCAGAAAGGATGCTACATGCTAAAATTGACTCTATTGGAGTGGAAACCCAGCGTGGCGTAGTAAAGGAAGAAAAAAAGCAGCGTATTGATAACACCCCTTATGGTACGTTGCTCCAGGAGGTGTACAGCCATGCCTATGAAGTTCATCCATATCAGTGGGTGCCGATTGGTTCCGAACAATACATTGACCAGGCGACCTTAACGGAATTCATGGAATTCTACAAAACTTTTTATGTTCCCAATAACGCTACAATTTCCATTGCGGGTGATATTGATATTGAAGAAACAAAAAAGCTTGTTGAGAAATATTTTGGTGATATTCCCCGGGGAACCCATGTAATTCCCCGGCCAGAGATAACGGAGCCCGCCAAGACTGCAGAAGTTCGTGATACCGTTTTTGATAATATACAACTACCTGCTGTTGTTATGGCATATCATACACCGGCCATGGGAACGGAGGATTATTATGCCGTGAGCATGTTGGCCACCATTCTTTCGCAGGGTGGCAGCTCCCGGTTGCAGAAAGAAGTGGTGGACGATCAGCAAAAAGCAGCCTTTGTTGGGGCCTTTCCGTTGCCCACCGAGGATCCTGGCCTCACATTTTTCCTGGCAGTTGCCAATCTCGGTGTAGATCCGGCCGATCTGGAAGGTTCCATAGAAGCAGAAATTGAAAAGCTTCAGAAGGAAAAGATCAGTGAAGAGGAATTTCAAAAAATGAGGAATCAGGTGGAAACTGATTTCATATCGGAAAATGCCAAGGTGGCCGGCATTGCTGAAAACCTGGCTAATTACCACGTATATTATGGTGATGCAGCCCTGATCAACAATGAACTGGATCGCTATATGAGCGTAACACGTGAAGATTTACAGGCAGCCGCCAAACAATATTTTGTAAAGGAAAACCGCGTAGTACTCTACTATCTTCCTAAGCAAAACAACCAGTAA